TTCAAAAAGACAAAAAAACATATTTTCCATCTTTTATTTATCTCTGTTTTATCATCTCCCCTACTTGGATTTGATAATCATTTTATTGCAAATCAAACCTGAAAAAATGCAGTCAGTAAATTTCAAGTGATTTTCCCGAAGTGAAATTCAAGATATTCTATATCAGCTTTTTAAAATAGTAAAATCAATGAAATTGCGTGAAATAAACCTAAATTAATCAGTACGGGCATAGTTTCTTTTTTTATTACTAAACTCAGAAAAAACAATATTCTAGGGCATAATTTTTGAACCAAATATTTCAGGATTTTGACAAATATTCTTTTACGCCCTGGTCTGCGGAGAATATTAATTTTGGATTAACCACAACTGATTATCTTTTGATTTAAAAACCCAACGAAAAGCCCTATGCTGATTATTCAATATAATACCCCCGAAAATTTGCCCAATCAATTGGAAGAAGGTAGTGTCGGATTATCTTTTATAATCAAGGACAATTTTCCCTTAGACAAAAATCCCCTGGAAGAGACAGAACCCATTCTGGTAATGCACGAGGGAATTGTGCTGATCAAAAAACTGGAATTGACCGTCAAAGGCTTCAATGAAAACAGCCGGTTCAGCAAGACCCTGGAAATAGAATACAACACCGTCAAAAAAGTACCTTTTGATACCCGGGATGCATCCGAGGATTTCTTTTTAAATATTCCGGAAGGAAATTATGATGCCATTGATTTTAGATTCCATATGGCGGATTTTGATGACAAACCATCGGTTTTCCTGGAGGCAACCTATGTCAGCCCCCAAAGTGATGTGATCCCTGTGATTGTGGAACTCTTTGAATCAGACCTTAAATTCGACCTTAAGTTTGACACTGTCAATTCTCCCTCACCCCGGATTTTCAATGGCAATCTGAATAATTCCTCCATGGTATTTGTCATCCATGCCGACAGGTGGTTTGACAGTTTCAGCATTGAGGACCTCCAAAATGCCGCGAGGGTAAACAATAAGATCCTCATCAACAAAACCCACAACACCAAACTCTACTACAAATTCCGCACAAAGGTCAAAAGATGCGCCGACATTAAGGTGGAAGTGAAGTAATGGGGATTGGGGCAAAAAGACGGAAGACGGAAGACGGGAGACGGAAGATGCCCAAATAGGGTTTGTATTCCACATTTCGGTAAAGAGACCAGCATTCCAAAATAGAATCTATGACCGAAATTATTCCTTCGTCACCTTCATGACCCCAGGTTGCGGTGCATGCAGCTTAGTAGAAACAGAAAGATTTTTCAAAGCACCTTACCCGGGGCTACCCATATTTTGCTCCCGATACTCGGGGCAGGCTCTTGCAGGGCTGCAATAAAAAAAACTTATTTTAACTCCAATCTTATGTCAGTAGGATAGTGGGGAGGAAGACAATGAGCCGGGCCGGCTTGGCCACGCGCGCTGATAGGATCTCATTGTCTTGACTTTTTTGTTACTTTTTTGGTCAAGCAAAAAAGTAAGAGAGAAAATGAAAGAAAAATGAATTGGACGTTACTCACGAAATAGAACATCTATAATCAATTTTCCGATTTTGGTTCCCCGTTCCACATTTCGGTAAAAAGACCCGCATTCTAAAATAGAATCTCTGACCGAAATTTCCTCAATCGTCACCTTCATGACCCCCTAATATCTTCAACCAATAGCAGCTACCAGTTGATCAAGATCACTATGTTTCTTGGGGGATTCATTGGGATAGAACTTAAAAATGATTTTTTCAATTGTTTTAAATACTTCAGGAGATTCATTCGAATTAGCTGCCAAGTCTGAAATCAATTCTTTCATGAGCTTTGACTTCTTGGATTCATATTGGGATGACATGAAATCATCATTTCCTTGATTCTTGTGTATCAAAATAATCTCATCTATCTTTTTGATTTCCTCAATAAGGTCAATCAGTCGATATAATTTAGAACTGTTCATTTTTCGTTTGGTAAGTTTCTGTTCCTATTTCCAAGAAACCCTTTGGAAATTTTTTTCCTCTTCTGCTAATTTTTGTTTTTGTGAAATGATCCATCCAATAAGACCTATCTCCCGCATAAAGACCATAACTATCATGGCCTTGTGGATAAACTCTTACAATATAACCGTCTAACCCATAATTTTCAATTGATTCGGGATATTTATAGGGATTGAGATTATTTCCAAGCTTATCAACAATATCGTAAGGTATAAACGTAACCAAGTCAATATCGTTTGGGTGTAGTTCCTTTGTTGTGAAGGACCCGTCTATCCATTGCAATGGATTCATTATTTTTGTTTGTTTAGCCAAATCCTCTGAATATTGTTTGAACTTTATGAATAAGTCATTTCTCATCTCTGAGGAAATCATTTGAACAAATTGCTCATAAAATTCCTCTTTTGATGATTTTATATTTTGGTTTGGCACCAATAAACCACGACTGTTAAAATGGAGCATTTAGATTTTTTTTAGTACGTTCCCTCCAACTTGTATTCGAAAATTTCTATTAATATTTCTTTTGTGTTTAAAAAAACAAAATTATTCTTTCCATTAAAATATTTAATTTTTTTTCCAGGTCAAAAAAGTAAAAAAGAAGAAGTCAAAAAAATGAAGATAAAGCCACTTACTGAAAAAAACCTCGTAATGACTGTACAGAATAAGGTTAAGGTTCCACATTTCGGTAAAAAGATCCGTGTTACAAAATAGAATCTCTGACCGAAATCCCCTCAATCGTCGCCTTCAATTACCCCGGGCGGCGGTGCATGGGGTTTGGAGGAAACCGAAAATTAGCCAAGGCACCTTACCCGGGGCTATCATAAATCGCCCTTTTAGGGCTATCCATTTTTTTTCAATAGAATTGTGTTCAAGATTTCGGAACCGCCAGTTCTCGACACGAGAATCCTGAACCTTAGAATACCCCTCTTTCCGACGACTCCCCCTCCCCAACTGGGGAGGGCCGGGGTGGGGTAAAACCCCCAATTTCGACTCTAAACCTAAATCATAACCCACCTCCAAAGAAAAAAAAACCACTTTTTCTAAAAAATCTTTATATGGAATAAAAAGCCCATAAATATTCAATAATTGCATTTCAAAAATCTGAAGTGATTTTTATAAATA
This window of the Aquiflexum balticum DSM 16537 genome carries:
- a CDS encoding DUF6932 family protein, with amino-acid sequence MLHFNSRGLLVPNQNIKSSKEEFYEQFVQMISSEMRNDLFIKFKQYSEDLAKQTKIMNPLQWIDGSFTTKELHPNDIDLVTFIPYDIVDKLGNNLNPYKYPESIENYGLDGYIVRVYPQGHDSYGLYAGDRSYWMDHFTKTKISRRGKKFPKGFLEIGTETYQTKNEQF